In the Geobacter sp. FeAm09 genome, one interval contains:
- a CDS encoding diguanylate cyclase, protein MERILIIEDDRFFREAFSDLLHKEGYAVDCACGGGEGLEMLAGNRYDLVITDLIMPEVDGMEVLSRVKGFNPDIDVIMVTGDTNLESAIFALKHGARDYLLKPVNPDEFRHSVALCIQQRRLLNENEELKKMVSLFQVSQTIASCLELERIYHLMVEALAREIGVGRYLGFFQADNRLDLKEVRGLTPESAEHYREIVLAALPGNLPTNHQIDMLALPGEAGDGIEEACLIYVCNRGQFHGVIVLFNEPGRRLSNIQLERKNILFLLEQSSQAFENAETYSRAKDMLFIDDLSGLFNHRYLEVALNQELKRAERYSSHLAVLFLDIDSFKSVNDTYGHLVGSQVLREMGALAQKSVREVDVVIRYGGDEFTILLVETGCDIALMVAERIRQRVESHVFLAAEGYNIRLTCSIGYACCPDDTLSKYELLEMADKAMYSSKSSGKNCVSHFLLTS, encoded by the coding sequence ATGGAAAGAATTCTCATTATAGAAGACGACCGTTTCTTTCGCGAGGCCTTCTCCGACTTGCTGCACAAGGAGGGGTATGCGGTGGATTGCGCCTGCGGCGGTGGGGAAGGGCTGGAGATGCTGGCCGGGAACCGCTACGACCTGGTGATTACCGACCTGATCATGCCCGAGGTGGACGGCATGGAGGTGTTGTCCCGCGTCAAGGGGTTCAATCCCGATATCGACGTCATCATGGTGACCGGCGACACCAATCTGGAATCGGCCATTTTCGCCCTCAAGCACGGGGCGCGGGATTATCTGCTCAAGCCGGTCAATCCCGACGAGTTCCGTCATTCCGTTGCCTTGTGCATACAGCAGCGCAGGCTTTTGAACGAAAACGAAGAACTCAAGAAGATGGTGAGCCTGTTTCAGGTCAGCCAGACCATTGCCAGCTGCCTTGAACTGGAACGGATCTACCATCTCATGGTCGAGGCCCTGGCGCGCGAGATCGGCGTTGGCCGCTATCTCGGTTTTTTCCAGGCCGACAACCGGCTTGACCTGAAAGAGGTGCGCGGGCTTACCCCCGAGAGCGCCGAGCACTACCGCGAGATCGTTCTGGCAGCGCTCCCGGGGAACCTGCCGACGAACCACCAGATCGACATGCTCGCGCTTCCCGGCGAGGCGGGCGACGGCATCGAAGAGGCCTGCCTGATATATGTCTGCAACAGGGGGCAGTTCCACGGCGTGATCGTGCTTTTCAACGAGCCGGGCCGCCGCCTGTCCAACATCCAGCTTGAACGGAAAAATATCCTCTTCCTGCTGGAGCAGTCTTCGCAGGCCTTCGAGAATGCCGAGACCTATTCCCGGGCCAAGGACATGCTCTTCATCGACGACTTAAGCGGCCTGTTCAACCACCGCTACCTGGAGGTCGCCCTCAACCAGGAGCTGAAGCGGGCCGAGCGCTATTCGTCGCACCTCGCCGTTCTGTTTCTCGATATCGACTCCTTCAAGAGCGTGAACGACACCTATGGCCACCTGGTGGGAAGCCAGGTCCTGCGGGAAATGGGGGCCCTGGCACAGAAGTCGGTGCGCGAGGTCGACGTGGTGATCCGCTATGGCGGCGACGAGTTCACGATCCTTTTGGTGGAAACCGGATGCGATATCGCCCTCATGGTGGCCGAACGTATCCGGCAGCGGGTCGAATCGCACGTATTCCTTGCGGCGGAAGGCTACAATATCCGCCTGACCTGCAGCATCGGTTACGCCTGTTGCCCCGATGACACCCTGTCCAAGTACGAACTTCTGGAAATGGCCGACAAGGCCATGTACTCCAGCAAGTCCAGCGGCAAGAACTGCGTCAGCCATTTTCTGCTCACTTCCTGA